The Ochrobactrum quorumnocens genome has a segment encoding these proteins:
- a CDS encoding NAD(P)/FAD-dependent oxidoreductase — protein sequence MRRLPDQDLVIIGAGLVGSALAWGLARSGQRPMLLDGEDLSLRASRANFALIWVQGKGLGAPHYARWTMQAAQLWPQFAAELKETSGIDVVLRQRGAFTFALTDTELENAKADTEMVARELGTEAATHSLLNHSETAQMVPAIGRAVVGSIYSPLDGDVNSLRLFRALHTGMINLGAIYEPHCDVTEIIPQSNGFLIKGVWGQVFAQRVVLAAGTGNSRLAQMVGINAPTTRSKGQILVTEKCAPFFPYTSATLRQADEGGVMIGDSQENHTDSIMTNQDISTVLADRAMRTFPCLGSVNVIRSWAGFRVKTPDGLPIYQQSEKYPGAYIAMCHSGVTLAANHALIIADQIATQQRTLADHAFSAERFHVQTN from the coding sequence ATGCGCAGACTCCCCGATCAGGATCTTGTCATTATAGGAGCTGGCCTTGTCGGGTCAGCGCTCGCTTGGGGTTTGGCTCGTTCAGGGCAACGCCCGATGCTACTTGATGGAGAAGATCTCTCACTTCGCGCGTCTCGCGCCAATTTCGCGTTGATCTGGGTTCAGGGTAAAGGGCTTGGAGCGCCGCATTACGCGCGATGGACGATGCAAGCGGCGCAGCTCTGGCCCCAGTTTGCAGCCGAACTCAAAGAAACATCGGGCATTGATGTTGTGCTGAGACAGCGTGGTGCATTTACATTTGCGCTTACTGATACCGAGTTGGAAAATGCAAAAGCCGACACGGAGATGGTAGCCCGCGAGTTGGGCACGGAGGCAGCAACTCATAGCTTGTTAAATCATAGCGAAACCGCACAGATGGTACCTGCTATCGGACGCGCAGTGGTCGGTTCCATCTATTCACCGTTAGATGGCGATGTGAATTCTCTCCGCCTATTTCGGGCTCTTCACACCGGAATGATCAATCTGGGTGCGATTTATGAACCACATTGTGATGTGACTGAAATCATCCCCCAATCAAACGGTTTTCTCATCAAGGGTGTCTGGGGCCAAGTGTTTGCCCAACGCGTAGTATTGGCCGCCGGAACCGGCAATAGCAGGCTCGCACAAATGGTCGGCATTAATGCGCCAACCACCCGCAGCAAAGGCCAAATTCTCGTTACAGAAAAATGCGCACCATTCTTTCCATACACGTCGGCCACGCTCCGCCAAGCCGACGAAGGTGGAGTGATGATTGGCGATAGTCAGGAAAACCACACCGACAGTATCATGACAAATCAGGACATCAGCACAGTGTTAGCTGACCGCGCGATGCGAACTTTCCCTTGTCTTGGGAGTGTGAATGTTATTCGAAGCTGGGCAGGATTTCGCGTGAAGACGCCGGATGGCTTACCGATCTACCAACAATCGGAAAAGTATCCGGGGGCATATATAGCCATGTGTCACTCAGGCGTGACGCTTGCAGCAAATCATGCCTTGATTATTGCTGACCAAATCGCCACCCAACAAAGAACTCTGGCTGACCACGCTTTTTCAGCGGAGAGGTTTCATGTTCAGACAAACTGA
- a CDS encoding lysine/arginine/ornithine ABC transporter substrate-binding protein — protein sequence MKFKPILCAAGLLASIQMVHAEDTIRIATEGAYAPWNFSGPNNVLEGFEVDLVKELCERMKTKCEIVAQNWDGIIPSLTAGKYDAIMAAMSITPKREEVIAFSAPYAAAINSFTVMGDSGLDDLPDTGKPLSVDSEAAKPVLEEIAKKIEGKTVGVQGSTTASAFMEQYFPKDVEVREYKTTEEHNFDLTSGRLDAVLANATVLAAALEKEDMKGAKLAGPLFSGKVFGMIGVGLRKEDTKLKARFDEAIHATVADGTVKKLSEKWFKVDVSPQE from the coding sequence ATGAAATTCAAACCCATCCTATGTGCCGCAGGTCTTCTCGCATCTATCCAAATGGTACATGCTGAAGATACCATTCGTATCGCAACCGAAGGCGCTTATGCTCCGTGGAACTTCTCCGGCCCAAATAATGTTCTCGAGGGCTTCGAAGTCGATCTCGTCAAGGAACTCTGTGAACGCATGAAAACCAAGTGCGAAATTGTGGCGCAGAACTGGGACGGTATCATTCCTTCGCTCACAGCGGGTAAGTATGATGCCATCATGGCCGCGATGAGCATCACGCCAAAACGTGAAGAAGTGATCGCGTTCTCGGCTCCTTATGCTGCGGCAATCAATTCCTTCACCGTGATGGGTGATAGTGGTCTTGATGATCTGCCCGATACTGGCAAGCCGCTTTCGGTTGATTCCGAAGCTGCAAAGCCAGTGCTTGAAGAAATTGCCAAAAAAATCGAGGGTAAGACCGTCGGCGTACAGGGCTCGACGACTGCTTCCGCATTCATGGAACAGTATTTTCCGAAAGACGTGGAGGTGCGGGAGTATAAGACCACTGAAGAACACAATTTCGATCTCACCAGTGGTCGCCTTGATGCTGTGCTTGCCAATGCGACTGTGCTCGCTGCAGCCCTTGAAAAGGAAGATATGAAGGGCGCGAAGCTCGCCGGCCCGCTCTTTTCTGGCAAAGTGTTTGGTATGATTGGCGTCGGCTTGCGCAAAGAAGATACCAAACTTAAAGCGCGCTTCGATGAAGCCATTCACGCGACAGTCGCTGATGGAACCGTGAAAAAGCTTTCCGAGAAATGGTTCAAGGTCGACGTCAGTCCTCAGGAATAG
- a CDS encoding ABC transporter ATP-binding protein, translating to MIKNSAVPAVEISGLEKSYGAHKVLHSISFQAHQGEVISILGASGSGKSTLLRCINMLEIPEAGDVSIHGETYRLIRQDRGSSRIADQKQLRKLRSQATMVFQSFNLWSHLTILENLIEAPVHVQKRDRRECILEAEALLERVGIAEKRNFYPAHLSGGQQQRAAIARALAMKPKIMLFDEPTSALDPELVAEVLKVMRDLAAEGRTMLVVTHEMGFARDVSNRILFLHQGLIEEDGNPDEVFTSPKSDRFRQFISRQRN from the coding sequence ATGATCAAAAATTCCGCCGTACCGGCCGTAGAAATTAGTGGCCTTGAGAAAAGTTATGGCGCACACAAGGTTCTGCATTCCATCTCTTTTCAGGCTCATCAAGGCGAAGTTATTTCCATTCTCGGCGCTTCGGGGTCAGGCAAATCGACCTTGCTTCGTTGCATTAACATGCTGGAAATCCCGGAAGCAGGCGACGTGTCAATTCACGGCGAAACATACCGATTGATCCGCCAGGATCGCGGGTCTTCCCGCATAGCTGATCAGAAGCAGCTACGGAAATTGCGCTCACAAGCAACGATGGTTTTCCAGTCGTTCAATCTGTGGTCTCATCTCACAATCCTAGAGAACCTCATTGAAGCACCAGTCCACGTGCAAAAACGCGATCGACGCGAATGTATTTTGGAAGCGGAGGCACTCTTGGAACGCGTCGGGATCGCGGAGAAGCGAAATTTTTATCCAGCTCATCTTTCTGGTGGCCAGCAGCAGCGCGCGGCTATTGCGCGCGCGCTTGCTATGAAGCCTAAGATCATGCTTTTCGACGAGCCCACGTCAGCTCTTGATCCTGAGCTTGTCGCTGAAGTCCTTAAAGTCATGCGTGATCTGGCAGCGGAAGGCCGCACCATGCTTGTTGTGACTCATGAGATGGGCTTTGCCCGTGATGTCTCCAACCGCATTCTGTTTTTGCACCAGGGGCTGATTGAGGAGGACGGAAACCCGGACGAGGTTTTCACAAGCCCGAAAAGCGATCGGTTCCGCCAGTTTATTTCCCGACAACGAAACTGA
- a CDS encoding ABC transporter permease, which produces MIDFLFIYNAFLSLCSGIPFTLQLTGLSVLIGAILATALAAMRLSGSILPDLIARFYIFVFRGTPLLVQLYIIYYGLSQFPELRRSFLWPFLREPYWCAVFALALNTAAYSAEIIRGGVLSVPAGQIEAARAYGMQGFTLIRRILAPQALRQMLPAYSNEIILMVKSTALASTITMMEVTGLAAKLISSTYRPVEVFIAAGAIYLLLNFIVSRLFKLMEYHLAAAQRQPHSSLAAGEKA; this is translated from the coding sequence ATGATAGACTTCCTGTTCATATATAACGCTTTTCTGAGCCTTTGCAGCGGAATACCCTTCACCCTGCAGTTGACCGGCCTATCTGTTCTCATCGGTGCAATTCTAGCGACAGCGCTTGCAGCCATGCGACTTTCGGGCTCGATATTGCCCGACCTTATAGCGCGCTTCTACATTTTTGTTTTCCGGGGCACACCACTCCTCGTCCAGCTCTACATCATCTATTATGGACTTAGCCAATTCCCTGAACTGCGCAGAAGCTTCCTCTGGCCATTTTTGCGCGAACCTTATTGGTGCGCAGTTTTTGCGCTCGCACTCAACACTGCGGCTTACAGCGCCGAGATTATCCGGGGTGGAGTACTATCGGTTCCTGCCGGACAGATCGAGGCAGCTAGGGCTTATGGAATGCAAGGTTTCACGTTGATAAGGCGTATTTTAGCGCCACAAGCTTTGCGACAAATGCTTCCTGCCTACTCCAACGAAATCATTCTGATGGTCAAGTCAACCGCGTTGGCGTCAACCATTACCATGATGGAGGTGACGGGCCTTGCAGCAAAACTCATATCGTCCACTTATCGGCCCGTCGAAGTCTTCATTGCAGCTGGCGCCATCTATCTCCTGCTCAATTTTATTGTCAGCCGCCTTTTTAAGCTGATGGAATACCACCTTGCCGCCGCGCAACGTCAGCCGCACTCGTCACTCGCGGCAGGAGAAAAAGCATGA
- a CDS encoding ABC transporter permease, translated as MGFTEAGWGKDMLKATLVTVAVALSGFAIGAVFGSLAAAASFSSLRLLRWVSNGYTTLLRGIPDLLVIYLFYFGSSAVLSKLATMFGATGFVSAPVFLIGALAIGVVSGAYQAEVYRGAVLALSKGELEAARAYGMPSHLMFRRIILPQAARFAIPGVGNVWQLVLKESALISVVGLIELMRQAQTGAGSTRQPFIFFLTAAVFYLLISFVSGNVFLQAEKRAMRGIKRAV; from the coding sequence ATGGGATTCACAGAAGCTGGCTGGGGCAAGGACATGCTCAAGGCCACGCTTGTGACTGTTGCTGTCGCATTGAGTGGCTTTGCTATCGGTGCCGTGTTTGGTAGCCTGGCTGCCGCTGCATCCTTCTCGTCTTTACGGCTCCTGCGATGGGTCTCGAATGGATACACGACATTGCTGCGCGGCATCCCGGATCTCCTCGTCATATATCTGTTCTATTTTGGGAGCAGCGCTGTACTTAGCAAGCTTGCGACTATGTTTGGCGCAACGGGCTTTGTAAGTGCGCCCGTTTTCCTGATTGGAGCGCTTGCAATCGGTGTGGTTTCGGGCGCGTATCAGGCTGAAGTTTATCGCGGTGCCGTTCTCGCTTTATCGAAAGGTGAGCTTGAGGCTGCACGAGCTTATGGCATGCCCTCGCATCTCATGTTTCGGCGCATCATTCTCCCGCAGGCTGCCCGCTTTGCCATTCCGGGAGTTGGTAACGTCTGGCAACTCGTGCTCAAAGAGTCCGCACTTATTTCGGTCGTTGGACTGATTGAACTCATGCGGCAGGCTCAGACCGGAGCTGGTTCAACCCGCCAGCCGTTTATCTTTTTCCTAACGGCTGCCGTTTTCTATCTGCTGATCAGCTTTGTCTCAGGGAATGTCTTCCTGCAGGCTGAAAAGCGCGCGATGCGCGGCATCAAGCGGGCGGTATGA
- a CDS encoding LysR substrate-binding domain-containing protein: MNLRQVEAFRTVMMTGKMTAAAELMAITQPAVSRLIRDFEFATKLKLFDRRGNQLTPTQEALTLMQEVERAFIGLSRIKAFAEEVRRQNAGMLRIAAMPALANGIMPRFLAHFLRDHPNIHASLNGISSSQVIEAVASGSVDIGFADGPLDRPGFIIETRPVAAVVAIPEGHRLTNVDRVTPSDLVNERMITLEPGTLFAMRVEVALADIVRSSTIETRLSHTALTLVSEGVGIAIIDPSSATEFRGRGVIIKPFSVFLDAGFLAIQRGSGTPNALARGYIEEFWVYHAALLENQSNPSTRE; the protein is encoded by the coding sequence ATGAATCTACGACAGGTGGAAGCATTTCGAACCGTAATGATGACTGGAAAGATGACGGCGGCTGCAGAACTCATGGCGATTACCCAGCCAGCAGTCAGTCGGCTCATTCGGGATTTTGAATTTGCTACGAAACTCAAGCTATTCGACAGGCGAGGCAACCAACTTACGCCGACGCAGGAAGCCCTTACGTTGATGCAGGAAGTCGAACGTGCCTTCATTGGCCTCTCGCGCATCAAAGCATTTGCGGAGGAAGTACGTCGTCAAAATGCTGGTATGTTGCGCATCGCGGCGATGCCCGCGCTTGCGAATGGGATTATGCCCCGTTTCCTGGCGCATTTTTTGCGAGATCATCCAAATATCCATGCTTCTCTGAACGGCATTTCATCGTCGCAGGTCATTGAGGCCGTGGCTTCGGGCAGTGTCGATATCGGTTTTGCAGATGGCCCGCTTGATAGACCAGGTTTCATAATCGAAACCAGACCGGTTGCCGCCGTCGTCGCTATTCCAGAAGGGCACAGGCTAACAAATGTTGATCGTGTCACGCCATCAGATCTCGTCAATGAACGGATGATCACTCTGGAGCCCGGCACGCTTTTCGCGATGCGCGTTGAAGTGGCTTTAGCGGATATCGTGCGCTCGTCAACAATAGAAACGCGCCTTTCCCATACAGCTTTAACACTGGTTTCTGAAGGTGTTGGTATAGCTATTATTGATCCATCATCTGCTACCGAGTTCCGCGGCAGAGGTGTAATAATCAAACCATTTAGCGTCTTTCTCGATGCGGGTTTTCTTGCGATACAGCGTGGCAGTGGAACACCCAACGCGCTTGCGCGAGGCTACATTGAAGAATTCTGGGTCTACCATGCGGCTCTTTTAGAAAATCAGTCTAATCCTTCCACCAGAGAGTGA
- a CDS encoding LysR family transcriptional regulator, producing MVTNRSDLSDLSVFLLIVRYRSFRKAADQLNLSVSALSHKMKALEARLGVRLINRTSRSVAPTAAGAVLADKVAAGLEIINGGIEELQGQFSGIAGSVRINVLKDAVPLLLQSVLPVFRERYPNIELEIAADDNFLDVTAEGFDAGLRYAGSIPEDMIAVAISEPLNWVAVASSAYLTRAGHPKHPADLMNHNCIRIRTGRGQIFHWEFDRGNESLQIDVPGSLISGSTDVSMAAALSGAGIAYCLEKLAEPYVKAGQLQIILSEWASLGPPLAFYYSSRRQLPYGLQMLIKTIRELRPIDR from the coding sequence ATGGTGACGAATAGGAGCGATCTTTCCGACCTTTCCGTTTTTTTGCTGATTGTAAGATATCGGAGTTTCCGAAAAGCTGCTGATCAGCTGAATTTGTCGGTGTCCGCATTAAGCCATAAAATGAAGGCGCTTGAAGCACGTCTTGGAGTGCGGTTGATTAATCGAACCAGCCGGAGTGTTGCTCCGACTGCAGCAGGCGCGGTACTGGCCGATAAAGTTGCCGCCGGTCTAGAAATTATTAACGGCGGTATCGAAGAACTGCAGGGACAATTCAGTGGCATTGCGGGAAGCGTGCGCATTAACGTGCTCAAGGACGCTGTTCCGCTGTTGCTTCAGTCGGTCTTGCCGGTTTTCCGCGAGCGTTATCCAAATATTGAGCTGGAAATTGCTGCCGATGACAACTTTCTCGATGTCACTGCAGAGGGTTTTGATGCCGGGCTCAGATATGCAGGCTCTATCCCCGAAGATATGATCGCGGTGGCAATCAGTGAACCATTGAACTGGGTGGCGGTAGCATCCTCCGCATACTTGACGCGTGCTGGTCATCCCAAACATCCGGCTGACTTGATGAACCACAACTGCATCAGAATAAGGACAGGACGCGGTCAGATTTTCCATTGGGAGTTTGATCGTGGGAATGAGAGCTTACAGATTGATGTTCCCGGCTCACTGATTTCTGGCTCAACAGATGTCTCTATGGCTGCTGCCCTGTCCGGTGCTGGTATTGCATATTGTTTGGAGAAACTCGCTGAACCTTATGTGAAAGCCGGACAGTTACAAATCATTCTTTCCGAATGGGCCTCTCTCGGTCCACCGCTGGCTTTCTATTATTCTAGCCGCCGCCAGTTGCCCTATGGTCTTCAGATGCTGATCAAAACAATTCGCGAATTACGCCCGATTGATCGTTGA
- the mgrA gene encoding L-glyceraldehyde 3-phosphate reductase has protein sequence MYIPNADRYEGVDYRRTGRSGLKLPPISLGLWQNFGGADVFETGRAIIRQAFDRGITHFDLANNYGPPYGSAEENFGNVLKKDFRDHRDELVISTKAGWDMWSGPYGRGGSRKHVLASLDQSLQRMGLDYVDIFYSHRPTNDVPLEETVGGLVQMVRQGKALYIGVSSYNPERTRETEALLRAEGIPLLIHQPSYSMLNRWIEEELLGTLDELGAGCIAFSPLAQGLLTSKYLGGVPKDARVAKGGSFNERLLSGDNLARVRALDAIAQKRGQSLAQMAIAWVLRDTRVTSALVGARTVEQLNDSLDALKNLSFSKEELNEIDTHAGEGSIDLWRNVMQQN, from the coding sequence ATGTATATTCCCAATGCAGACCGATATGAAGGTGTCGACTACCGCCGCACAGGTCGTTCGGGCCTGAAGCTGCCACCGATCTCTCTCGGTCTGTGGCAGAATTTCGGCGGTGCCGATGTGTTTGAAACCGGACGCGCCATCATTCGCCAGGCTTTTGATCGTGGTATCACGCATTTCGACCTCGCCAACAATTATGGCCCTCCATATGGATCGGCAGAAGAGAATTTCGGCAACGTTTTGAAAAAAGATTTCCGCGATCACCGCGACGAATTGGTTATTTCGACGAAAGCTGGTTGGGACATGTGGTCTGGGCCTTATGGGCGGGGTGGTTCGCGCAAGCATGTGTTGGCTTCTCTTGACCAGAGCCTTCAACGCATGGGGCTAGATTATGTTGATATTTTCTATTCGCATCGCCCGACCAACGATGTGCCCCTAGAAGAAACCGTTGGGGGCCTTGTCCAGATGGTTCGTCAGGGCAAAGCGCTTTACATCGGAGTTTCCTCTTACAATCCTGAGCGTACGCGTGAAACTGAAGCGCTCTTGCGTGCAGAGGGCATTCCGCTTCTGATCCATCAACCATCCTATTCGATGCTCAATCGTTGGATTGAGGAGGAACTTCTTGGAACGCTGGATGAGCTAGGCGCGGGTTGTATTGCATTCTCACCGTTGGCGCAGGGTCTTCTGACCTCGAAATATCTCGGTGGCGTACCAAAAGATGCACGTGTCGCCAAAGGCGGTTCGTTCAACGAGCGACTGCTCAGTGGAGATAACCTTGCTCGCGTTCGCGCGCTTGATGCGATTGCACAGAAGCGTGGTCAGTCATTGGCACAGATGGCGATTGCATGGGTCTTGCGTGATACTCGCGTGACTTCCGCACTCGTCGGCGCGCGCACAGTGGAGCAGCTTAATGACTCTCTCGATGCGCTCAAGAACTTGAGCTTCAGCAAAGAAGAACTCAACGAAATCGATACCCACGCTGGCGAAGGCAGTATCGACCTCTGGCGCAATGTGATGCAGCAGAACTAA
- a CDS encoding SAM-dependent methyltransferase, with product MTAETKSVRIIRTVIETLRPQFNIELWDGTRIGNFDGASLVINDPTIVRQLILKPNYDSLIDIWVSGRIDIKNGTIFDLANSKIDGKLKERLKELPKWQLLKDLPALVFAGKSAARAAVDGKAPFVSGSNKDAITHHYDVSNEFYKLFLDERMVYTCGYFTDWANDIDRAQNDKLELICRKLRLQPGDQLLDIGCGWGALLIYATQNFGVTGTGVSLSEAQTALARERIKAAGLEDKITIHIKSYTELDGQFDKISSVGMFEHVGIENYDGYFTAVNRLLRPGGLYMHHAITRRMKKNKKAFNRKSAEHLALVKYIFPGGELDHLGMTVENLEGHGFEVHDVENLREHYGRTCRLWCERLYSNFDKAIEEIGYPKARLWVLYLAGCALAFERGTVQINQTLASKRRRGISAVPQTRADIYTNSARTKN from the coding sequence ATGACTGCTGAAACCAAGTCAGTACGTATCATACGGACGGTTATTGAAACACTGCGCCCGCAATTCAACATCGAACTTTGGGACGGTACGCGCATCGGAAACTTCGATGGTGCCTCACTTGTAATTAACGATCCGACGATAGTTCGCCAACTCATACTCAAACCCAACTATGATTCATTGATCGATATCTGGGTTTCAGGCCGCATCGATATTAAGAATGGCACGATTTTCGATCTGGCAAACTCAAAAATCGACGGCAAACTGAAGGAAAGGCTTAAAGAACTGCCAAAATGGCAGTTATTGAAGGATCTCCCGGCGCTGGTGTTCGCGGGTAAGTCTGCTGCACGGGCCGCCGTCGATGGCAAAGCCCCTTTTGTCAGCGGATCGAACAAAGACGCGATTACGCATCATTACGATGTATCGAACGAATTCTATAAGCTGTTTCTCGATGAGCGCATGGTCTACACATGTGGTTATTTTACAGATTGGGCAAATGACATCGATCGGGCACAGAACGACAAGCTGGAACTGATTTGCCGAAAACTCCGTCTTCAACCGGGAGATCAACTCCTGGATATCGGCTGTGGTTGGGGAGCACTGCTGATCTATGCTACACAAAACTTCGGCGTCACCGGCACGGGCGTTTCCCTGTCCGAAGCTCAGACGGCGCTTGCGAGAGAGCGAATCAAAGCAGCAGGTCTTGAAGATAAGATCACAATCCACATTAAATCTTACACTGAGCTAGACGGCCAGTTTGATAAGATATCCTCGGTGGGAATGTTCGAACACGTTGGTATAGAGAATTACGACGGTTATTTCACCGCCGTGAACCGGCTTCTGCGTCCGGGTGGCCTTTACATGCATCACGCCATCACCCGCCGCATGAAGAAAAATAAGAAAGCCTTCAATCGCAAAAGCGCCGAACATCTCGCGTTGGTGAAGTATATTTTCCCAGGCGGGGAGTTGGACCATCTTGGCATGACCGTTGAAAATCTCGAGGGACACGGCTTTGAGGTTCATGACGTCGAAAACCTCCGCGAGCACTATGGCCGTACATGTCGGCTATGGTGTGAGCGACTTTATTCAAATTTCGACAAGGCCATTGAGGAAATTGGTTATCCAAAAGCGCGCCTCTGGGTGCTTTATCTAGCAGGATGTGCTTTGGCATTTGAACGAGGAACCGTTCAAATCAATCAGACGTTGGCCTCAAAGCGGAGACGCGGCATTTCAGCGGTCCCGCAAACGCGCGCCGATATCTACACCAACTCGGCAAGGACTAAGAATTAA
- a CDS encoding LysR family transcriptional regulator produces MELRHLRYFITVAEELHFSRASERLNIAAPTLTVQIQEIERVLSVRLFTRTKRSVTLTSAGKVFLDEARLVLDQYAKAESAGRRAGRGEIGRIEIGYVGSSAYAGVLQEQISRFTGRWPGVDIRARECPMEELPKLIEEGQLDLGFVRLPMIYPSSLRSHILLRDVFCLAVCSGHPEAKQGAPLSPHELAGLKFVMPEQELGTYEVARRGRFPLDVIAKPGSLLSVLTQVSLGTGVSVIPSSVRNAVRLPNIEFRSIAGKPITSEIAVLFRAEESAPSARNFIQQIVQTPISMLGVEGQPQMNSDPTRI; encoded by the coding sequence ATGGAGCTTCGGCACCTTCGTTACTTCATTACCGTCGCCGAAGAGTTGCATTTTTCTCGCGCTTCCGAACGTTTGAACATTGCCGCTCCGACGCTGACAGTCCAGATCCAGGAAATCGAACGCGTTCTTTCTGTGCGTTTATTCACCCGGACCAAGCGCTCAGTCACACTCACATCAGCAGGTAAGGTTTTTCTCGATGAAGCCCGCCTCGTCCTCGACCAATACGCGAAGGCAGAAAGCGCTGGACGGCGTGCGGGGCGTGGCGAGATAGGAAGGATCGAAATCGGCTATGTTGGATCTTCGGCCTATGCTGGTGTCCTGCAAGAGCAAATTTCTCGGTTCACTGGCCGTTGGCCGGGCGTCGATATCCGCGCGCGGGAATGTCCTATGGAGGAATTGCCAAAACTAATCGAAGAGGGACAGCTCGATCTGGGTTTTGTGCGACTGCCAATGATTTACCCTTCCTCACTTCGATCACACATACTTCTCAGAGACGTATTCTGTCTTGCCGTTTGCTCTGGCCATCCCGAAGCAAAGCAAGGTGCACCGTTATCCCCCCATGAACTTGCCGGATTAAAATTCGTAATGCCCGAACAAGAGCTTGGCACCTACGAAGTCGCCCGCCGGGGCCGCTTTCCATTAGATGTCATAGCAAAGCCGGGCAGCCTTCTTTCTGTTCTCACACAGGTTTCGCTCGGTACGGGCGTATCTGTCATTCCTAGTTCTGTGAGAAACGCTGTCAGGCTTCCAAATATCGAATTCCGTTCTATTGCCGGAAAGCCAATTACATCTGAAATCGCCGTTCTATTTCGGGCGGAAGAAAGCGCACCATCGGCGCGAAATTTCATTCAACAAATAGTACAAACCCCGATCTCAATGCTGGGTGTTGAAGGTCAACCGCAGATGAACTCAGACCCCACGAGAATTTAA
- a CDS encoding GlcG/HbpS family heme-binding protein: MSLRVALAVLIGMSVTPALALDLPTKPYLTLEAARTVLAAAQAKASANGWPCVIAVVDAEGLPIVMERMDNVSVLAGVVLAPGKARTAALFRRESGALEDAINGSRPAAMTAQGFVMMRGGVPITVDGTVVGAIGVSADTPDHDEQIAKAGIAALIK, encoded by the coding sequence ATGTCATTACGCGTCGCTTTAGCTGTCCTTATTGGTATGAGCGTCACACCCGCCTTAGCGCTTGACCTTCCCACCAAGCCTTATCTGACGCTGGAGGCAGCACGTACCGTCCTCGCTGCTGCGCAGGCAAAGGCTTCTGCCAATGGTTGGCCATGCGTGATTGCTGTGGTTGATGCTGAAGGACTTCCGATCGTTATGGAACGAATGGATAATGTGTCAGTTCTCGCGGGTGTAGTTTTGGCTCCGGGTAAAGCTCGGACCGCGGCACTTTTTCGACGCGAAAGCGGGGCACTGGAAGATGCGATCAATGGCTCGCGACCAGCAGCGATGACAGCGCAGGGCTTTGTCATGATGCGAGGTGGAGTGCCTATTACAGTTGATGGAACTGTTGTGGGTGCAATCGGTGTTTCGGCAGATACACCGGACCACGATGAACAGATAGCGAAGGCCGGCATCGCCGCATTGATAAAATGA